Genomic segment of Gasterosteus aculeatus chromosome 4, fGasAcu3.hap1.1, whole genome shotgun sequence:
ATAAAGATGTCCTCATTCGTACCTAATTCTACTGTGACATTTtcccaaaacaacaactgtaatTGTCAATCAGACTACTTGTAGGTAAGTAGATTTAAAGTCTGTGCCGAGTGTGTTTTTAGCATTGCATTTGTAAATGCCAGAGTTCATTAGCATTGTGTTCTGTATGACCAGACTGCCCTCTTCTGTCATGTGAATCCCCCCCTCCACCGTGAACCGGTTATGTGGAACCAGTGTTGTGCGTCCAGGCAACGTCCATGAAATATCCGGCTTGGGAATACCAGTTGCAACACAATTTAACTTCACTGGTGATCCCCGGTTGGCCCTTGTAATTGAGGTCAACGTATTAGTTATTTGTGGTGGAAAAACCATCACTGCAACTGGGTATGATAGAGTTGTAGAGCCAAAAGAGTTGGAGGCTTTACAGATGTATGTTCCCTTGTCAAAAGTGGCAACCTTCCTGAGTTGCAGGGTCCCATTTGGAAATAGAAATACTCGGCCAATGGATTGAGGTTTGTCCAAAACAAGACCATTTGGTAGTGTCCATATGATTGATGCCTGCGGCCAGCTATCCACCGTGCAGGGCAAATTGAGATTAAGGCCGTACGTGATCTTCATACCACCTGGAAAAGCAAAGTTACAACAGTAAGTCAATTTCCTGCAGTAATCTCACATACCTGAGAACTCTGGTCAAATTTCCCATCACTTTGATTGATCACTTTGACTTTttactttgatttattttcccctttGGCAGATCTGAACAAACAAATCATACTACTGACCAAAACACCCACACCAAGGCCAAATCCTAACTCCCCCTAAATCGCAAGCCCTGAACCCTGAGGGACTGGACTGATGTCAGCAGTAACTGAGTGTGAgtctgtgagggctttaaatggtATAAATATGAATGGGACCGCACTTTGTTTTCACATGTCACGTCACCCAGACAActtaaaaaatatgatttaaaattgagggtatttatttaatactttttatGCTCTGATTTAAACGTCTTTCAGGCTTTTCCTTGTGAGATGAGAGGCGAATTTTAAATCTTGTTTTACGTTTTCTTTCTCCAAAATTGCTTCGATGACAAAATGAATAAGTTAATAAATATTGTGTgatttcctgtcttttttttctccatcttcaaacttaaatgtttttatgtattAATTTTATTATGACAGTGTGCACACCTATAACACACTTGTGCCAtcctttatttaccttttttcaCACCTCCTCTATGCTTTCACTTTTTTGAGGTCACATTgaaatgacttgtgggtaattctcTTGGGCTCACGAGTAGGAAGGAAAGTGTTCATAAATATCTCAAAATGTCTTCCTGACAGCCCACAAACACTCAGCGATTAAACAACGGGACAGCCCTACCTCAAGGAGCTGGCCGGAGCAAGCCTCAAAGTCTGTGAGTGTGTAAGGGTGCCAATTGGGATTGGGCACAAAACCCATTAAAAGAAAATTGGGAGTTGTTCTGGAATCTGGAAAGAAAGACTCTCTTCGGGACTTTCTTGCTAAGAAAGGAAGCCAATGTGaatgtgctaaaaaaaaaatgcagttcaAATGACCTCTTGAGGCTCGCTCCAAAGGTCAGTTCCTATAGACGCCAATGGttaaatatttggggattcatATTTATATCTGTTTTAAATTATATAAAGGTTTCATGGAatatttttaacaaatgttGTCTGCCAAGATGGAAAACTGTGACAAGGGTGAACTTCTGGGTGAAAGACACTATCTGTATATTTTATAAAGTCTTTGGCTCCCGCCTAATACGTTGAATCAATCAGGTGATTAAATGCTTTCACTTTTAGTGATGCACTTTGAATCATTTAAATTTTTTCCTTGTTGAATAAACCAAACCAAGGGGAAAACACAAATCCTTAACTTGACCAAACTAAGGtgatttctgtattattatttcGAGATGAACATCAAACATACCTGTAGATCCTCTGATCACTGGCTTCCTGCCCGACTCCAGCGCATAACGTTTCTCTGCTTGTCCTGCCACATTTTTTGCCAGGCACCGGTACACTCCCTTATCACTTGCAACTGGTCGATAAATCCTTAGAGTGCCATTACCCAGATGATGTGTGAAGCGTTGGAGTCTAACGCCAGGCATTAACATTGCCCCATTGGGTAGAACCCATGCAAACTCTGGGTTTGGCTTGCCACGAGCTGAGCACTCCAGAAACAATTCCCCAACATCTTGCTTTATTGGTAAGATTTCAATATTGGGAACAGCAAAACTTGGTTTCTCTGCTATAGATGAAACATCTAATTCAACCAAAAGAGAGGCTTCACCCAGATTGTTTTGGGCCAGACACATGTACCTCCCTTCGTCGGTTTTCCTCACTCCTCTCAGCTCCAAGCTCCCATTCCGGTGGACTTCGAAGCGACCACCCTGGTAAAGTGATGGGAGCGAATGTCCATAAGGAGTGACCCATGAGACTCTTGGTTTGGGTTTCCCTTCCACTGTGCAATCCAGAAGCGTTGTCTGATAAGAAACAGCTAAAGCCTTTGTGGTACTCCTCCCTTTCAAGCCATTAATAAAAGGTTCCTGGAGTTCAGCTTCTAGTTTCATGTTTTTGACATCATCACCAGCAGAATTCTGTGCCACACATGCATATTTTCCTTCGTCGGCCAGTACGACCTTTTTCACCACTAACATCCCATCATCCATTACCTGAAATTTTTCTGATGAGAAAGATATCACATCATTCGTGGGTGAGATCCAGATGATCTTTGGTACAGGttcacctgttgcttgacaacTCAACTGAGCTGATTCTCCTAACTTAACCGTAACCAGTGCTGGTGATTTTGGGTAAATTTTTGGAGCGTTCGGCCCCACTTTGacactcacttttttttcatccttgcCAAGTTTGTTTTTGGCAAAACAAGTGTAGTCCCCCTCGTCTCTTTTGCCCATTTGCTGTAGAAGTAAAGTCCCGTTGCCAAAAATAACATAACGGCGGTTGCGAAGGCCACTGTCATCTGATTGGAGGGCATTGTTGATTAAAGTTCCATCTGGGAGACTCCAAGAAACTTCTGGGTCAGGAAGGCCTGTTGCAACACAGTCCACCTGAAaagggaaacaaagaaaaatgagtGTATGAATTTGAATGAAAGGATTATTCTAGCCTAATTTCTACCTAAAGATCTCATTGGTTAGCGGTGCTTATTCTATTATTTAAATTGGTTTAGAGTTGTGGACCTAAACAATTATTGACCCTATACCGTGTCCGCCCCACGGCCACTAAAGTTATTTGTAtcaaaggtaaacaaccgaggagtttaCCTAAATAACTTAATCAAAGTTAAAACCAATAATGCAACAGTCCAACAAAATAGGAGAGATAAAGGTGGACTATTAAATATTATAATTTAATTTCTATCAACTAAAGCTGATTTAGTCAATTAaataatatcagatcaccatgttgatctattttgtcttactgaaacgtggctGTCAAATGGAGAATATGTCACCTTAAATGAAGCGACCCCTccaagtgtcacggtgtggttttatttcctgtcttattttgtagtttctgcttcttgtcttcctgggtaacttcacttcctgccttgtcctgtcatcccctgtgattgtcagattgtttccacctgtgtccaatcacctgcacctccctagtgtatttaacctgtgtgtgtctcttgtcacttgtctaTTGTCCCGGATGTTCCTAGTTCCTGCCGGCGTTTTttgccctggttcctgtgtgtgtttttgccccctgGGCTTCTTGcttttttggtatttttgactattaaagtctttttgtgtttcgaaaactctgcatttgagtcctgcctccccgcatccctgacaccaAGTCATGATATCACATTGAGGTGGAGTAGCAGCTATTATTGACCTTAAACCTAAACTGGATTATAACACATAAGCCTGGTTCTCCTTGCATCCAGTCTGGAAAACAATGCAGCGGGTTCTCTTTGTTGTAGTATACAGGGCCTCAGGTGCTTATTCAGAAATTCTATCTGAATTTTcagagtttggtccttaaaacggacaaagTAATGAGGTGATTTTAATATTCATGTGGATGTCAATAGCGACGGCCTTGGTACTCCGTTTCTCTTGTTGTTAGATTTAAATGGTTTATTTCAGAGTGTACAAAAACCTAATTATTGTTTTAATCACACCCTTGACCTGGATCTGCTGTATGGTATCGGGATAGAActgcaagagcatcttattactcatcgttaatagagaaaaatgaaaacaaccccaggtttctcttcagcactgtagccagactgacagagattCAGATCTCTGTCAAGCcatgtattcctttggacctcagtagtaaCAACTTCCTGAACTTCTTTAATGATACGATTTTAACTAGAGAGAAAATgtatggtctcctgccttcaaccagtgttGATCATCTGACTTCTACAATTTCTGTgtctaaatcttctacctgTCTCTTGGGAGTCCGACTaggctgcttaaggaagtttttcctttagttagcacgtctTTAGTGGATATTATCTGTCTCTGTTGATAGGACACGTACCACCGTCcatgaaacatttgaattataTTAAAGGAACCGCATTCTGCTGATTTAAGTTGCATTTATGGGATCAATCCCAGTTAGTGTTTGTAAATGGTCAATCCTCAATGACCACCAGAGTTCTgtgcttggaccgattttatttaccttataaatatatgcttcctttggccGATGTTATCAAATAATATCGCAGAAACTTACAGACTGTACGGTCTATAAAGTTTGGGAAATGTATTTTACCTTTgctgaaaagtttaaaaaatatattttttctcattttgtcaagTCATTGAATTTTGTCTTGAACTAAAGATACTTATAGACAGCGCTGCAGTCCTGGAATTGTGGGGCACTTCTTAAGATCATATCTCctcttcactctctctgtcttcatGCATTTGTGTCTCATTAATACACATGATTAACTTTGCCTCTTTCCCGAGTCGTTGTGCTTTCctgcctcacaggtttccatggatcacgTATATAACTTTGGAATATGAGACGCATATCTTATTATAgaatcaaatgtatttgtaaacaTCTTAAAAATCTAAAATCAACAACGACCATCCTATGTTAGGTCAAATTTGCGCTAGCTCACAAAAATACCTGGAAATTTTCTCCAAAGGTGACCTTGGTTTGTGCAGTCCTCACTTGTTCAATTCTAGGAGGGGTCATTAACACATCCACCTGATGAAgtgaatatatgaataaataagataaaataCATCAGTGAAAGCTTGGGAAATACAGAGTATTGATCATTTAATGACCCACTTTTACAGATTTTGCCcacacaaattaaaagcattctCTTAATTGAGGAAGGACATGATTCTTGACATGTTAGACATCTTTAGCTTGACTTTGACACGCATTAACAAAGAAGGGATACTGAATGACAAAGAAGGAAATTAACCAAACACTAATAGAAGGCTGGCTAAAGCCTGCTCTGTTCATACTTGGAAGAGCTCCATGTCCTCCCCATTGGGTCTCTGAAAGACACACAGATAATTTCCACCATCTAGCTCAGTTAGCTGAAGTATCCTCAGAGTCCCATTCTGGAACACTTTAATTGGTCTATCCGGACTGCAGGCAGACAGAAGAACAAAtttcaatgaaaacaaaaatattatttttataacagTCAGTATTTTGAAGATTTATATGTGTACAAAGGTATGTAACCTGTATCGATGATCCATGATGGTCTTGGAGGGAAGCTGCCAGATGGTCCCTATTGTGGATCCAGTAGACTCAGGACAGTGGAGGTACACAGCAGAACCGTACATAGCTGAGACAGAGTGCTGTTGCGATGGCACCCCATGGCGTTGAGTTGAAGGGATggaaagaggaggtggaggctggcgGGAGAAAGAGGGGGTATCTGCGCTCAGCTCCAGCTGGACAGATCTTTTGGCCATGCCTACAGCATTAGTGGCCAAACACTCATACCTGTGGGAAGATTGACAGCAGCCTGGTGAGCTCAGAGCTATGGTACAATTTTCAAAATTACCTGAAAACTTTGAGTTGAATTATACATTTCTATTACGTGGGGCAGTAATACTGTGCTACACAACCTTGACTTACAATGTAATGAAaggaaagtcaaataaaaataaattacatttggtAAGTCCTAATTACAAATGCATCTTTGTGAGGCTGATGGGGATCCTATTTAGTCAATAATCAAAGCATTATGATAACCCTTACCCATAAAGCTTTAGAGGGAATTCAGACCTTGATTAAGAAGATAATTTGAAGGGATTAGATGATTAAAAATACATTCCGATTGCCAGGAAAGTCTACTAAAACCAGAAACCATATCTTATGAAACAGTATAAATGTTTAACTAAAGATTTGACCAGAAAGAGAAAATCATGAGTAATATCAATACACATCTCACCTCCCTGTATCAGCTGGTATAATATTCTTCACATACAGCGTCCCATTGGGGAAGACAAACAGCCTGCGACCAAGAAACTGTGACGGTTTTACATGGCCGCCCCCCGGGAGCATCCATTTCAGAGCAGGCACCGGTTCGCCCTTCACAGAGCAGTGAACATACACACTCCTGCCTGGTTGAATGGGATTTTTTTCCAGTTTAGATTGAAATGATTGACAAATTATGTATCGTCTTTCATTACCGGCGAGACCAAACATTCTGTATTGGGAAGTTTAGGAATGTTAAAGTTCTATACTATACCTGGCTGAATGATCATGGTATCCATTGCTGGTTCACTGATGCTTGGCGGCAGAGCGGCCACGTGGAGATGATAAGTGACGGTATCAGCACCTGCTGCATTGCTTGCGATACATTTATAGTCCCCTTTGCTGGAGAAATTTAGAGAGTGAATTTGCAATGTTCCGTTTTGAAGCAGAGACATTGGAGAAAGGGGAGTGTGAATAGTCCCGACTTCCCGCACAAAAGTCCTGTCTGGAAGAATCCAGGAAATTTGGGCAGGTGGTTTACCCGAAGCAAGGCAGTCTAGAGTCATACTTTTCCCCAAGTAGACGGCTATCTCTGTGGACTTAGGCGGATGGATCTTTGGAGCCTCAGTCTGCACAGCTAAGGTGATGACCATGCGATCTGATCCAAAGCTGTTCTGGGCCGTGCAGAGGTACTGGCCTCGATCCTGGAGCTGGATGCTTCTAATAACAAAAGTTCCATTCTTTAAGACTTCAAAACGGGGGCCATGCTTGCTGTTGGCAGTTATGGTGGCACctgagggggatgggggggggggggggacaaagaaaCTGATACTTAGAGGTTTGAACTCTGGATGGTAATTGTCATGATTATTCctcatttgaaaatgtgtctctctctgAATGTACAAAGTGATAGTATCTACATAGACAACTCGGCAGGCAAACCCAAGATTAacaatttcatttgaatttcagCTTGTTTTCTCTCGCCCTCTTTTGTCACCTGTGGAGACTTTGGTCCATGCAATGCTGGGTTCTGAATTCCCTGTTGCTTTGCAGTGCAGGAACACATCACTCTCCGCCAGTACTGACACGCTAGCGGTGGTCACAGTGGTAATACGGGGCTTGAGCCCACCACTTCCAGCTCCCAACACCCATGGGTAAGGAGGCACAGCTGTGGGCCACCGAGAGCTAACTTGTCCAGCTACAAAGAAGTATTTCATTATCActgtataaaaatatattgcaCAATTCTAAATACATTGCTTGTATCCTTTCAAATGGGCCCTTACCTCCAACAGGCCACCGACCTCCATAAAGCACCCCAGAGGTGGGCTGGGTAGGACGAGGGGTTGAAATTAACCCAGaaaatgataatgatgaaggTTTAGCAGGGCTCAAAGATTGCGGCTTGTGAGTGTAAGAAGCAGTGGGTGCTGATTGCTTCCGGATATAGGGTTGATGTGGAGATGGAGGATTGTGGTAGTCAATGCGAGGTTTAGGTGTCACAATCCTCCCCAGCTGAGTGATGCGTTCGAGCTGAGcctggaaaaataaaagtaatcaATTATTATAATACTAACCCATGTACCTGAAAATAAATCGCATCTCTGAGAGCTGGTTCATTATTTTCGTCATCAAAAATCCCGGGTTTTTAATTTTTAggtggagtttttcctgtgctggtgtgagggttttgggacagaggagactgtaaagccctctggggcaaatttgtaatttgcgatttgtTTTCAGGGTATATCCAGTATTTCAAACTGATTCAGCAGTGAAACAGGTTCAACACATAAGGAAGTCTGCATTCTGGCATTCAAGGGAGAAAACGTAGGAATTAACAACCCTTTTCCTGTAAAGCCGGGTAGGACGTAATTCACTATAACAattattaaaaagcaaaagcgCTATGTGTATACATTCAGTATACCTTCAGCAGCTAGCATAGCAGTGCTGACTCTGGTTAATCATGGACTAACATACTCTGCCTTGGTTAGCTCTGCAGGTTTTTACGTGGAATAGTTACGTTTGGGAAATATGTATTGCCTTCCAAACTCTCTGGGTAACAAGTATCTCCATTAGATACATTTGACTATGACTAGCTTGACATGAAAGAACAGCCTcaacatggtaaaaataaaaaataattgcaaGTGATCCTGTGGTGAACAGTGGGTTAGTTGTCAGAAACTGGTTAGAGCTGCCTGAAGCTATGGTACAATTGGCCAGTCTGGGTTTAAGGGGTGTGTTATCAAAGCACTATTTTGCTTACTCACTTTGTGAACATTAAGATGCACAATAAGATTGGCCgtataaaaactaaaacaaccaTTTATCCTACCTGTCTGTATCTGTTCCTCAACCTTGATAGAAAAAGTTGGTCTCTGGTTTGGGTCCTGCCATCAACATGGTGATTTTGATGTTGGTGCTGTGACAGATGGGGATTGGAGAGTGTTTTTCCAGAGAGCGTAGGTGCGGGCTTCACAGTTTCTGCGACAACTTCTGGTCGGTTTGTGACAACCAGGTTTTGAGCCCAGGGATGGGGGAGAGCCCAGGGTTGGTGCGTAGGTGCAGGGTGGGTGCCAGGACCTAAAGAACAATAATTCTGTCAAATAAACATATATGCACTCCAAACAGTATTAGAGAGATTCATCATTATATAATACCAATCAAAGATAATGTTATAATATTTTATTCACACTATATTTATTATAcatgttttgttctttatttactACCTACTTCGACCTGTCACCTTTGGTCATCATCTTATTTCAAAAGTGTATTTTTACACCACAACTTTCTTACCATGCCTTGTATGAGGAATTGAACTTTGGCCAGGGTAGAGTGGGTAGTAAGGATGGTGTAAAGGCCaccgggaggtgggggggacttTGGGAGGCTGGGAATGTCCACCCGGGTTCACTTTGCCTTGCTttgctgtgtttctgtcttGGTTTGTCCTGGAAGCAGGAGTTTGTCCGACTCCCTGTTTGAGCTGATGGAGCCAGGGGTGAACTGGCTCCACGACTTGGAAACTGTGGATCTTAGTCTTCACTTTTGGCTTGTTGGCATCTTTatcctctttctgtttgagtTCTTTTTCTCTACTTCTTGCTGAATTTAAAGTGGAAGTAGTTCTTGCATGGATGGGTATATTTTCTTCTGGTGAAGGTTGTGTGTTAGGTTTTGGTCTAATTGTTGTGGTTAACTGGATGTTATCCCCTGTATTGTAATCCTCTGTAACCTGatccttatcatatttttctgtGCCTTTCAATCTGCCTTTggtgttgatgttgatgttttcttccctttccaTTGCTCGTATTACCTCCATTCCACTCTCTCCAAGATTTTCATTGTCCCTGCCCTTTTTATCAGTTTCAATTATAGTCTTCATGCTCTCAGATTCCGTAAGCTTCAttgtgtctgtctccctctcttcaaCAGGTCTTTCATTTGGATGTGGAGGCCTATCAAGCTTTGACCTGACAATTGATTTTGGATTAAGCGGAGAGCTACCGAGATCTTTTTTTCTAGCTGGTGATGTGGCAGTCCTGCTCTCAATATCTGTGGCATGAGGGGTTTCACTCTTCAAATCTCCATCACTATCCTTGTTTTCATATTCTTCATAGTATTCACCTTTATCTTCCTCTTTCACATACTCAGCAGATAAGATGTCTTGGTTCTTCATTGTGGTTGGAACAAgtattgctgttgttgttgttgttgttgtagatgtagtagttgtagtagtagtagtggttgGTGTTGTTGGGGTGATGGTTGTTGGTTGAACGGTTGTTTGGTGATTGTTTGATGAATGATATAAGGGATGTCCGTGTGGAcggaatgttttcattttgggtTTTCTACGCCTGTAAGGAGGCCTTCTTCTGTTTGTCTGACCTGGAACAAGTATGTCCTCCCTTTTACCCTCTATAGACTGCTTACTTGCTGACTGATCAACTGTCAGACGATTTCCAACAGCAAGAGGGTCTGTGACTGCTTTTACAGTGTCTGCCATCCCACCAACACGGTGGGGGCTTGGTTCTGTACTTCTGGGAGGCAGAAGTTGTAGAACCTCTGGCAGACTTTCAGATCGCTCTGAGTCACATATTTTATTCTCTGTAGAATAAGCTTCAGTCTTAGATTTTGTGTTGGTGGGAAAACTATTTGGTTCCTCCATGGTATCAGTAGGGGTGGCAGTAGGGGGTAAGGTGTTAGCATCCATGGAAATTGCTGTagcagttgttgttgtcggTTTGGAAGTACTTGTTTGGATAGTTTCTGTGCTGGGCTCTGGAAGGGACTGCTCTGGGGGCAAAGTAACACTTGGTCTAGCATTAGCTTTAGCCAAAATGTCTGCCCACCGATTTGGATCTAATTCTTTCACAGATTTATTGGGTTTTCTCTTTGAAACTTTAATCCTTGACGTCTTAGAAACCCTGTTATGATTCCTTTGTGGAGTTCCTGCCTTAGGGATCTGTGTAGCAAAAGAACGTATAATTTCCTGATAATCTCCCCCCGaac
This window contains:
- the LOC120818069 gene encoding matrix-remodeling-associated protein 5 isoform X1; this encodes MALWWCANSFRRLAATCFPLLFSSLLWQTICPLRAILPCPRSCSCPGVKEVHCTFRHLTTVPKTFPKDTERLNLGYNSLTEVEGSEFKSLRQLEMLMLHGNDISTVHPGAFYSLRSLQILKLSYNKLKSVNPGLFEGLIGLIRLHLDHNLIDFIEPYSFSGLSSLKLLQLEGNLLKEIHPHTFITVSLLGSFWTSGLKHLHLSDNLLEQLPAAMLKTAPRLEVLSLHGNPWTCDCQLHWLIEWSSTHEGVIKCKKERGSSDTCPQCSSPQPLNETLLLGLTPAQLTCERPVLRSALKQWDNPVWAASESEPDLPYTRDFEKPLGHLTIVLSDSHGNSAHVACDVRHPGDSSPITWTVNPQSPGELSVNVSLVTVLECEIDRETLQNLWQLVAYYYESPAILERGGLKGNASRVTYQYVQAVNDNSPYFTELKGYLLAEPSWLLQPRVTLRLNRQQTTTKKLVMDFTTVITKHINRDRGSEDALEMSWALIRRGTAGRVQTALEGSKVHLECIVVTSDPELRVEWMLTDLSIVKDATDKIEISERGELVILNATLSDSGLYHCMVRTKAGVDLIPLRLTIKELSLTPTALNGQKIVVEKGQSFFIPCEVTSVKPSQTMWYLPKNKILLPTQQTRRTEVMENGTLVVRRLTQEDAGEYTCLASNLYGVDMISHLVEVTERENSPQTSKKQILPFASEEGEGSGGDYQEIIRSFATQIPKAGTPQRNHNRVSKTSRIKVSKRKPNKSVKELDPNRWADILAKANARPSVTLPPEQSLPEPSTETIQTSTSKPTTTTATAISMDANTLPPTATPTDTMEEPNSFPTNTKSKTEAYSTENKICDSERSESLPEVLQLLPPRSTEPSPHRVGGMADTVKAVTDPLAVGNRLTVDQSASKQSIEGKREDILVPGQTNRRRPPYRRRKPKMKTFRPHGHPLYHSSNNHQTTVQPTTITPTTPTTTTTTTTTSTTTTTTTAILVPTTMKNQDILSAEYVKEEDKGEYYEEYENKDSDGDLKSETPHATDIESRTATSPARKKDLGSSPLNPKSIVRSKLDRPPHPNERPVEERETDTMKLTESESMKTIIETDKKGRDNENLGESGMEVIRAMEREENININTKGRLKGTEKYDKDQVTEDYNTGDNIQLTTTIRPKPNTQPSPEENIPIHARTTSTLNSARSREKELKQKEDKDANKPKVKTKIHSFQVVEPVHPWLHQLKQGVGQTPASRTNQDRNTAKQGKVNPGGHSQPPKVPPTSRWPLHHPYYPLYPGQSSIPHTRHGPGTHPAPTHQPWALPHPWAQNLVVTNRPEVVAETVKPAPTLSGKTLSNPHLSQHQHQNHHVDGRTQTRDQLFLSRLRNRYRQAQLERITQLGRIVTPKPRIDYHNPPSPHQPYIRKQSAPTASYTHKPQSLSPAKPSSLSFSGLISTPRPTQPTSGVLYGGRWPVGAGQVSSRWPTAVPPYPWVLGAGSGGLKPRITTVTTASVSVLAESDVFLHCKATGNSEPSIAWTKVSTGATITANSKHGPRFEVLKNGTFVIRSIQLQDRGQYLCTAQNSFGSDRMVITLAVQTEAPKIHPPKSTEIAVYLGKSMTLDCLASGKPPAQISWILPDRTFVREVGTIHTPLSPMSLLQNGTLQIHSLNFSSKGDYKCIASNAAGADTVTYHLHVAALPPSISEPAMDTMIIQPGRSVYVHCSVKGEPVPALKWMLPGGGHVKPSQFLGRRLFVFPNGTLYVKNIIPADTGRYECLATNAVGMAKRSVQLELSADTPSFSRQPPPPLSIPSTQRHGVPSQQHSVSAMYGSAVYLHCPESTGSTIGTIWQLPSKTIMDHRYSPDRPIKVFQNGTLRILQLTELDGGNYLCVFQRPNGEDMELFQVDVLMTPPRIEQVRTAQTKVTFGENFQVDCVATGLPDPEVSWSLPDGTLINNALQSDDSGLRNRRYVIFGNGTLLLQQMGKRDEGDYTCFAKNKLGKDEKKVSVKVGPNAPKIYPKSPALVTVKLGESAQLSCQATGEPVPKIIWISPTNDVISFSSEKFQVMDDGMLVVKKVVLADEGKYACVAQNSAGDDVKNMKLEAELQEPFINGLKGRSTTKALAVSYQTTLLDCTVEGKPKPRVSWVTPYGHSLPSLYQGGRFEVHRNGSLELRGVRKTDEGRYMCLAQNNLGEASLLVELDVSSIAEKPSFAVPNIEILPIKQDVGELFLECSARGKPNPEFAWVLPNGAMLMPGVRLQRFTHHLGNGTLRIYRPVASDKGVYRCLAKNVAGQAEKRYALESGRKPVIRGSTGGMKITYGLNLNLPCTVDSWPQASIIWTLPNGLVLDKPQSIGRVFLFPNGTLQLRKVATFDKGTYICKASNSFGSTTLSYPVAVMVFPPQITNTLTSITRANRGSPVKLNCVATGIPKPDISWTLPGRTTLVPHNRFTVEGGIHMTEEGSLVIQNTMLMNSGIYKCNAKNTLGTDFKSTYLQVV